In Streptomyces sp. NBC_01426, one genomic interval encodes:
- a CDS encoding ABC transporter substrate-binding protein, with product MTQRTQLALATALVAALAVGASGCSDAGGKGSAGGPAANPAAANEGRTLGGTPTKGGTLTVLSNQDFSHLDPARNWTMPTMDFGTRLLYRTLVTFKAEPGKAGSELVPDLATDLGTPSDGGRTWTFTLKEGVKYEDGTPVRAQDVKYNVERSFAPDLTGGPDYAAQYLAGGESYKGPLQGQHLDSIKTPDDRTVVFQLRRPVADFSATATLPTFAPVPQAKETGTRYDARPFSSGPYKIESYDRDKKLVLVRNEHWDARTDTVRKAYPDRFVVVMGLKGGQIDDRIIAGEGADASAVQYSDMRPESAPKVLPKADVKARLLAESQGCTEMLHLNNSRAPFDDPRVREAMQYAVDKEAVVTAGGGPALNEVATAYLPPALSGGRQADTLKIPPAGDPAKAKELLKAAGKEKLKVSFAVSTGDKGKAEAIQQGLSRAGVEVVIDTIDPGAYYDVIGDLSTTPDMTLAGWCPDYPSGSTWIPFVFDGRTVKEKGNQGNYSQFRDEATTKRIDEINAMADAGQAERAWIALDAEIMKKSPSVPVLLERKPLLIGTNIAGAFGHPVWTGTVDYAAIGLKDPSKSRG from the coding sequence ATGACCCAGCGCACCCAACTCGCCCTCGCCACCGCTCTGGTGGCGGCACTCGCCGTCGGCGCCTCGGGTTGCTCCGACGCCGGCGGCAAGGGGTCCGCCGGCGGCCCCGCCGCCAACCCCGCCGCCGCCAACGAGGGCAGGACGCTCGGCGGCACCCCGACCAAGGGCGGCACCCTGACCGTCCTGTCCAACCAGGACTTCTCCCACCTCGACCCGGCCCGCAACTGGACGATGCCGACCATGGACTTCGGCACCCGCCTGCTCTACCGCACGCTCGTCACCTTCAAGGCCGAACCCGGCAAGGCCGGCAGCGAGTTGGTCCCCGACCTCGCGACCGACCTCGGCACCCCGTCCGACGGCGGCAGAACCTGGACCTTCACCCTCAAGGAAGGCGTCAAGTACGAGGACGGAACCCCCGTCCGGGCCCAGGACGTCAAGTACAACGTCGAGCGCTCCTTCGCCCCCGACCTGACCGGCGGACCCGACTACGCCGCCCAGTACCTGGCCGGCGGCGAGAGCTACAAGGGCCCGCTCCAGGGGCAGCACCTCGACTCGATCAAGACGCCCGACGACCGCACGGTCGTCTTCCAACTCAGGCGCCCGGTCGCCGACTTCTCCGCCACCGCCACCCTGCCGACCTTCGCGCCGGTCCCGCAGGCCAAGGAGACGGGCACCCGCTACGACGCCCGCCCCTTCTCCTCCGGCCCCTACAAGATCGAGTCGTACGACCGGGACAAGAAGCTGGTCCTGGTCCGCAACGAGCACTGGGACGCCCGCACCGACACCGTCCGCAAGGCCTACCCCGACCGCTTCGTCGTCGTCATGGGCCTCAAGGGCGGCCAGATCGACGACCGCATCATCGCCGGGGAGGGGGCGGACGCCTCCGCCGTCCAGTACTCCGACATGCGGCCCGAGAGCGCGCCCAAGGTCCTGCCGAAGGCGGACGTCAAGGCCCGACTGCTCGCCGAGTCCCAGGGCTGTACGGAGATGCTCCACCTCAACAACTCCCGCGCCCCCTTCGACGACCCCCGGGTCCGCGAGGCCATGCAGTACGCGGTCGACAAGGAGGCCGTGGTCACGGCCGGAGGCGGCCCCGCCCTCAACGAGGTGGCCACCGCCTACCTGCCCCCGGCCCTCTCCGGCGGCCGGCAGGCCGACACCCTCAAGATCCCGCCCGCCGGCGACCCGGCCAAGGCCAAGGAACTCCTCAAGGCCGCGGGCAAGGAGAAGCTGAAGGTGTCCTTCGCCGTCTCCACCGGCGACAAGGGCAAGGCCGAGGCCATCCAACAGGGCCTGTCCCGGGCGGGGGTCGAGGTCGTCATCGACACGATCGACCCGGGCGCGTACTACGACGTCATCGGCGACCTCTCCACCACCCCCGACATGACCCTCGCGGGCTGGTGCCCCGACTACCCCTCCGGTTCCACCTGGATCCCCTTCGTCTTCGACGGACGCACCGTCAAGGAGAAGGGCAACCAGGGCAACTACAGCCAGTTCCGCGACGAGGCGACGACGAAGCGGATCGACGAGATCAACGCCATGGCCGACGCCGGGCAGGCCGAACGGGCCTGGATCGCACTCGACGCGGAGATCATGAAGAAGTCCCCCTCCGTCCCGGTCCTGCTGGAACGCAAGCCCCTGCTCATCGGCACCAACATCGCGGGCGCCTTCGGCCACCCGGTGTGGACCGGCACCGTCGACTACGCCGCGATCGGCCTCAAGGACCCCTCCAAGAGCCGAGGTTGA
- a CDS encoding ornithine cyclodeaminase family protein produces the protein MTALLTPAAAADALADALRAGLDPETCPHRTALPVPGGELLLMPAAFGGYAGVKIAGVAPGNPARDLPRITGSYLLLDGPTLRPLALFDGAALTALRTPAVSALALRYLAPGDRPARMVLFGSGPQAYGHLEAVLAEREVADVVVVARDPAGAARLAAHARALGAAARTGTASAVAEADLIVCCTTARAPLFDGRLVAPGATVVAVGSHEPDARETDSALVRRAVVYVEARSAALREAGDLLVPEAEGLLGPGHVAGTLADLVAGRVPPPGRADSPRLFKSVGMAWEDLAVAAALFRAAGASGAT, from the coding sequence ATGACCGCGCTGCTCACACCCGCCGCGGCGGCGGACGCCCTGGCCGACGCGCTGCGGGCCGGGCTCGACCCCGAGACCTGCCCGCACCGCACCGCCCTGCCCGTGCCCGGCGGGGAACTGCTGCTGATGCCGGCCGCGTTCGGGGGGTACGCCGGCGTGAAGATCGCCGGGGTGGCGCCCGGGAACCCCGCGCGCGACCTGCCCCGGATCACCGGCTCGTACCTGCTCCTCGACGGGCCCACACTGCGCCCGCTCGCCCTCTTCGACGGGGCCGCCCTGACCGCACTGCGCACCCCGGCGGTGTCGGCGCTCGCGCTGCGGTACCTCGCCCCGGGGGACCGGCCGGCGCGCATGGTCCTCTTCGGGTCGGGTCCGCAGGCGTACGGACACCTCGAAGCCGTCCTCGCCGAACGGGAGGTGGCGGACGTCGTGGTGGTGGCCCGGGACCCGGCCGGCGCCGCGAGACTGGCCGCGCACGCCCGCGCCCTCGGGGCCGCGGCCCGGACGGGCACGGCGTCGGCGGTGGCGGAGGCCGACCTGATCGTCTGCTGCACCACGGCCCGCGCGCCCCTCTTTGACGGCCGGCTCGTCGCCCCGGGCGCCACCGTCGTCGCCGTGGGCTCCCACGAGCCGGACGCCCGGGAGACCGACAGCGCCCTCGTGCGGCGCGCGGTCGTGTACGTGGAGGCGCGGTCGGCGGCCCTGCGCGAGGCGGGCGACCTGCTGGTCCCGGAGGCGGAAGGCCTCCTCGGGCCCGGGCACGTCGCGGGCACCCTGGCCGACCTGGTCGCGGGACGCGTCCCGCCGCCGGGGCGGGCGGATTCCCCGCGACTCTTCAAGAGCGTGGGCATGGCCTGGGAGGATCTTGCCGTGGCGGCCGCCCTGTTCCGGGCCGCCGGGGCAAGCGGCGCAACGTGA
- a CDS encoding ABC transporter ATP-binding protein, with translation MAAPTTAPTPSDTAADTLLSVRDLTMTFPGRRSVTGRRGAPVRAVDGVSFDLAAGESLGLVGESGCGKSTTGRMLVRLLEPTSGRVTFDGRDISRLSQGALRPLRRNLQMVFQDPHSSLNPRQTVARIISDPLLVQGWSAGDARRRAVELMELVGLVPEHVDRYPHEFSGGQAQRVGIARSLATGPRLVIADEPVSALDVSVQAQIVNLLERLRAELGLAYVFIAHDLSVVKRISDRVAVMYLGRIVEIGDKRALYENPQHPYTRALLSAVPLPDPAAERRRERIVLLGDPPSPAAPPPGCAFHPRCPKAREICRAERPVLRSAASREVACHFPGD, from the coding sequence ATGGCCGCGCCGACCACCGCGCCCACCCCGTCGGACACCGCCGCGGACACCCTGCTGTCCGTACGCGACCTGACCATGACCTTCCCCGGCAGGCGGTCGGTGACCGGGCGCCGGGGGGCGCCCGTGCGCGCCGTCGACGGGGTCTCCTTCGACCTGGCGGCGGGCGAGTCCCTCGGGCTGGTGGGGGAGTCGGGCTGCGGGAAATCCACCACCGGCCGGATGCTCGTACGGCTGCTGGAGCCCACCTCCGGCCGTGTCACCTTCGACGGCCGGGACATCAGCCGGCTCTCCCAGGGCGCGCTGCGTCCCCTGCGGCGCAACCTCCAGATGGTGTTCCAGGATCCGCACTCCTCCCTCAACCCCCGCCAGACGGTGGCCCGGATCATCTCCGACCCGCTGCTCGTGCAGGGCTGGTCGGCGGGCGACGCCCGGCGCAGGGCGGTCGAGCTGATGGAACTCGTCGGCCTCGTCCCCGAACACGTCGACCGCTACCCGCACGAGTTCTCCGGCGGGCAGGCCCAACGCGTGGGGATAGCCCGCTCGTTGGCCACCGGCCCCCGGTTGGTCATCGCGGACGAGCCCGTCTCCGCCCTGGACGTCTCCGTGCAGGCGCAGATCGTCAACCTGTTGGAGCGGCTGCGCGCGGAGCTGGGCCTGGCGTACGTGTTCATCGCGCACGACCTCTCCGTCGTCAAGCGGATCAGCGACCGGGTCGCCGTCATGTACCTGGGCCGGATCGTCGAGATCGGCGACAAGCGCGCCCTGTACGAGAACCCCCAACACCCCTACACCCGGGCCCTGCTGTCCGCGGTGCCGCTGCCGGACCCGGCCGCCGAGCGGCGGCGCGAGCGGATCGTGCTGCTCGGCGACCCGCCGAGCCCGGCCGCCCCGCCGCCCGGCTGCGCCTTCCACCCGAGGTGTCCGAAGGCGCGGGAGATCTGCCGGGCGGAGAGGCCCGTGCTCCGGTCCGCCGCCTCGCGCGAGGTGGCCTGTCACTTCCCGGGTGACTGA
- a CDS encoding ABC transporter permease has product MTDNRATASQPTASQPAASQPAASLPTDPGPAASRPAAAAATAPPARTVPPGSSPWQLARRELRRRPTVRVSLCVVLLFVLMAVGAPWLGALGGWSPNEFDKSAIDPYLAGQPLGSFGGIGSAHWLGVEPVTGRDLFARVVAGAQVSLLIAFAATAIVVAVGTAAGIAAGYFGGRVDAVLSRLMDLTMSFPSLIFMIATLSVAKDVNRIVLMTAVIGLFGWPGVARVVRGQTLSLKHREYVDAARVAGAGSWRILTRDVLPGVAGPVIAYTTLLIPGMISTEAALSYLGVGVRPPTPSWGQMIAESVTYYETDPVYFVIPSVFLFLAVLAFTLLGDALRDILDPRGGRT; this is encoded by the coding sequence ATGACCGACAACCGAGCCACCGCCTCCCAACCCACCGCCTCCCAACCCGCCGCCTCCCAACCCGCCGCCTCCCTGCCCACCGACCCCGGCCCCGCCGCATCCCGACCCGCCGCGGCCGCGGCAACCGCGCCGCCGGCCAGGACCGTTCCCCCGGGCAGCAGCCCCTGGCAGCTCGCCCGTCGCGAACTCCGTCGTCGTCCCACCGTCCGCGTCAGCCTCTGCGTCGTCCTCCTCTTCGTCCTGATGGCCGTCGGCGCCCCCTGGCTGGGCGCGCTCGGCGGCTGGTCCCCGAACGAGTTCGACAAGTCCGCCATCGACCCCTACCTCGCGGGCCAACCCCTCGGCTCCTTCGGGGGGATCGGCTCTGCGCACTGGCTGGGCGTCGAACCCGTCACCGGCCGCGACCTGTTCGCCCGCGTCGTGGCCGGCGCCCAGGTCTCCCTGCTGATCGCCTTCGCCGCCACCGCCATCGTGGTGGCCGTCGGCACGGCCGCCGGGATCGCCGCCGGCTACTTCGGCGGCCGCGTCGACGCGGTGCTCTCCCGCCTGATGGACCTCACCATGTCCTTCCCGTCCCTGATCTTCATGATCGCCACGCTCTCGGTGGCCAAGGACGTCAACCGGATCGTGCTCATGACCGCCGTCATCGGCCTCTTCGGCTGGCCCGGCGTCGCCCGCGTGGTCCGGGGCCAGACCCTCTCCCTCAAGCACCGCGAGTACGTGGACGCCGCCCGCGTCGCCGGCGCCGGCTCCTGGCGCATCCTGACCCGCGACGTCCTCCCGGGCGTCGCCGGGCCGGTCATCGCCTACACCACCCTGCTGATCCCCGGAATGATCAGCACCGAGGCCGCCCTGAGCTACCTCGGCGTCGGGGTCCGCCCGCCCACCCCGTCCTGGGGCCAGATGATCGCCGAATCCGTGACCTACTACGAGACCGACCCCGTGTACTTCGTCATCCCGAGCGTCTTCCTCTTCCTCGCGGTCCTCGCCTTCACCCTGCTCGGCGACGCCCTGCGCGACATCCTCGACCCGAGGGGCGGACGGACGTGA
- a CDS encoding GntR family transcriptional regulator yields MGDLKQHSLIKAQERLRDQVGHALRAALIAGELRPGSVYSAPGLAAELGVSATPVREAMLDLAREGLVEPVRNKGFRITEVSERDLDQYTELRTMIEVPTIGRITEIATAEQLEALRPVALEIVTSAREHNLIGYLEADRRFHLGLLALAGNDRLVETVGDLRKRSRLYGLTGLDEAGKLVSSAEEHIELLDLMISGDAEAAQACMVRHLGHVRSLWAQGRDEPVGRTPGRLGSGV; encoded by the coding sequence ATGGGTGACCTGAAGCAGCACAGTCTCATCAAGGCCCAGGAACGACTCCGGGACCAGGTCGGCCATGCCCTGCGAGCCGCCCTGATCGCGGGCGAACTGCGCCCCGGCAGCGTGTACTCCGCCCCCGGCCTCGCCGCCGAGCTCGGCGTCTCGGCCACCCCGGTGCGCGAGGCCATGCTCGACCTGGCCCGCGAGGGACTGGTGGAACCCGTCCGCAACAAGGGCTTCCGCATCACCGAGGTCAGCGAACGCGACCTGGACCAGTACACCGAACTGCGCACCATGATCGAGGTGCCGACCATCGGCCGGATCACCGAGATCGCCACCGCCGAGCAACTGGAGGCGCTGCGCCCCGTCGCGTTGGAGATCGTCACCAGCGCCCGGGAGCACAACCTCATCGGCTACCTGGAAGCGGACCGCCGCTTCCACCTGGGCCTGCTGGCCCTCGCCGGCAACGACCGGCTCGTCGAGACGGTCGGCGACCTGCGCAAGCGTTCCCGCCTCTACGGCCTGACCGGCCTGGACGAGGCCGGGAAGCTGGTCTCCTCCGCCGAGGAGCACATCGAACTGCTCGACCTCATGATCAGCGGTGACGCCGAGGCCGCCCAGGCGTGCATGGTCCGCCACCTCGGCCACGTGCGTTCCCTCTGGGCGCAGGGCCGCGACGAGCCGGTGGGACGCACGCCGGGCCGGCTCGGCTCCGGCGTCTGA
- a CDS encoding ABC transporter permease — protein sequence MILYLARRLLALAGVLLAIAAVTFVIFQVLPSDPAAAACGKTCGPERLADVREYLGLDQPVWSRFVHFLTGIFTGRTLGTGQYAVRCDFPCLGYSYENSLPVWDLLMDRLPVSASLAVGAAVLWLVLGLGAGVTAALRKDTATDRTLMVGAVAAASLPVYFTSVMLIFGVIRVAGLLPYPTYRALADDPLGWASNLLLPWTALALLYAAMYARQSRGSMIEAMAEPYIRTARAKGMPERTVVVKHGLRSGMTPILTIFGMDLGGLLAGAVITESIFGLPGVGRLFYGALVSSDQPVVLGVTLLAAFFIVLANLAVDLLYAVVDPRVRY from the coding sequence GTGATCCTCTACCTGGCCCGCCGGCTGCTCGCCCTCGCGGGCGTGCTCCTCGCCATCGCCGCCGTCACCTTCGTCATCTTCCAGGTCCTGCCCTCCGACCCGGCCGCCGCGGCCTGCGGCAAGACCTGCGGCCCCGAACGACTCGCCGACGTCCGCGAGTACCTCGGCCTCGACCAGCCCGTCTGGAGTCGCTTCGTCCACTTCCTCACCGGCATCTTCACCGGCCGCACCCTCGGCACCGGCCAGTACGCCGTCCGCTGCGACTTCCCCTGCCTGGGCTACTCGTACGAGAACTCCCTGCCCGTCTGGGACCTGCTGATGGACCGGCTCCCCGTCTCCGCCTCCCTCGCCGTCGGCGCGGCCGTCCTGTGGCTGGTCCTCGGACTCGGCGCCGGGGTCACCGCCGCCCTGCGCAAGGACACCGCCACCGACAGGACGCTCATGGTCGGCGCCGTCGCCGCCGCCTCGCTGCCCGTCTACTTCACCTCGGTGATGCTGATCTTCGGGGTCATCCGCGTCGCCGGACTGCTGCCCTACCCGACCTACCGGGCCCTCGCCGACGACCCGCTCGGCTGGGCCTCCAACCTGCTCCTGCCCTGGACCGCGCTCGCCCTGCTCTACGCCGCCATGTACGCCCGCCAGAGCCGGGGCTCGATGATCGAGGCGATGGCCGAACCGTACATCCGCACCGCCCGCGCCAAGGGGATGCCCGAACGCACCGTCGTGGTCAAACACGGGCTGCGCTCCGGGATGACCCCCATCCTCACGATCTTCGGCATGGACCTCGGCGGACTCCTCGCCGGCGCCGTCATCACCGAGTCCATCTTCGGACTCCCCGGCGTCGGGAGGCTGTTCTACGGGGCGCTCGTCAGCTCCGACCAGCCCGTGGTCCTCGGCGTCACCCTGCTCGCCGCCTTCTTCATCGTCCTCGCCAATCTGGCCGTGGACCTCCTGTACGCCGTCGTCGACCCGAGGGTGAGGTACTGA
- a CDS encoding DUF6400 family protein: MPPHDPTPSTGPADPALVGFDVDLTAHEVLRRAHVLDALGDDWDPVEVLRGEEAAYDLLYSGLDEEQQRVHDRLVAAGVLSPRGGGRAAA, translated from the coding sequence ATGCCCCCACATGACCCCACCCCCTCCACCGGCCCGGCCGACCCGGCGCTCGTCGGGTTCGACGTCGACCTCACCGCGCACGAGGTGCTCCGCCGGGCGCACGTCCTGGACGCCCTCGGCGACGACTGGGATCCCGTCGAGGTGCTCCGCGGCGAGGAAGCGGCGTACGACCTGCTGTACTCCGGCCTCGACGAGGAGCAGCAGCGCGTGCACGACCGGCTCGTCGCGGCCGGCGTGCTCTCCCCGCGCGGGGGCGGCCGTGCTGCCGCTTGA
- a CDS encoding ABC transporter ATP-binding protein, producing MDAPAPPPLLEVRDLRVTFTTPRGVVRAVDSLGFTVEAGRTLGIVGESGSGKSVTSLAVMGLHRGAEVGGSVALDGEELTGMSEKRLSRIRGRRMAMIFQDPLSSLHPYYTVGEQIAEHVRVHLRSGRAAARKRAVDMLGEVGIPEPARRAGEYPHQFSGGMRQRAMIAMALACEPDLLIADEPTTALDVTVQAQILELIARLQQDRGLGVVMITHDLGVVARVAHEVLVMYGGRVAERAGVDALFADPAHPYTRGLLDSLPRLDDPDDAPLRAIAGSPPSPGTPTPGCAFAPRCPMATALCTDERPELVPHALGRTVACHHAGTRYTKEVA from the coding sequence ATGGACGCACCCGCACCGCCACCACTGCTCGAAGTCCGCGACCTGCGCGTCACGTTCACCACCCCGCGCGGGGTCGTACGGGCCGTCGACTCGCTCGGCTTCACCGTCGAGGCCGGCCGCACCCTCGGCATCGTCGGGGAGTCAGGCTCGGGCAAGTCCGTCACCTCGCTCGCCGTCATGGGCCTGCACCGCGGCGCCGAGGTCGGCGGCTCCGTCGCCCTCGACGGGGAGGAACTCACCGGGATGTCCGAGAAGCGGCTCTCGCGGATCCGCGGCCGCCGGATGGCCATGATCTTCCAGGATCCGCTGAGCAGCCTGCACCCGTACTACACCGTCGGTGAGCAGATCGCCGAGCACGTCCGCGTGCACCTGCGGTCCGGGCGGGCCGCCGCCCGCAAACGGGCGGTCGACATGCTCGGCGAGGTCGGCATCCCCGAACCGGCCCGACGGGCGGGGGAGTACCCGCACCAGTTCTCCGGGGGCATGCGCCAGCGCGCCATGATCGCGATGGCCCTGGCCTGCGAACCGGACCTGCTGATCGCCGACGAGCCGACGACCGCGCTCGACGTCACGGTGCAGGCCCAGATCCTGGAGCTGATCGCCCGGCTTCAGCAGGACCGGGGCCTCGGCGTCGTGATGATCACCCACGACCTGGGGGTGGTGGCCCGCGTCGCCCACGAGGTGCTCGTCATGTACGGCGGCCGGGTCGCCGAACGGGCCGGCGTGGACGCGCTGTTCGCCGACCCCGCCCACCCCTACACGCGCGGGCTGCTGGACTCGCTGCCCCGGCTCGACGACCCGGACGACGCCCCGCTGCGGGCCATCGCCGGCTCCCCGCCCTCGCCGGGGACCCCTACGCCGGGCTGCGCCTTCGCCCCGCGCTGCCCGATGGCCACCGCGCTGTGCACGGACGAACGACCGGAACTCGTGCCCCACGCCCTCGGGCGGACGGTGGCCTGCCACCACGCCGGGACCCGGTACACGAAGGAGGTGGCCTGA